In one Longimicrobium sp. genomic region, the following are encoded:
- a CDS encoding metalloregulator ArsR/SmtB family transcription factor — MTTTTGADLARTARLFHALSDETRLEIVRMLARGERCVCDLTGELDAAQSRLSFHLKTLKAAGVVSDRRAGRWVYYSLVPEALEEISETALSLKPSPEAWSSQEGCCR; from the coding sequence ATGACCACGACGACCGGCGCCGACCTGGCGCGCACCGCCCGCCTGTTCCACGCGCTCAGCGACGAGACGCGGCTGGAGATCGTGCGCATGCTGGCGCGCGGGGAGCGCTGCGTGTGCGACCTGACCGGCGAGCTGGACGCGGCGCAGTCCCGCCTCTCCTTCCACCTGAAGACGCTGAAGGCGGCGGGGGTGGTGAGCGACCGGCGCGCGGGGCGGTGGGTGTACTACTCGCTGGTCCCCGAGGCGCTGGAGGAGATCTCGGAGACGGCGCTGTCGCTGAAGCCGTCGCCCGAGGCGTGGTCATCGCAGGAGGGGTGCTGCCGCTGA
- a CDS encoding arsenite methyltransferase — MSGAETIRETVRERYGQAALRVMAGGANGCCGAAEACCGGDDPITRDLYAAGETDGIPAEAVLASLGCGNPTALAELHEGETVLDLGSGGGIDVLLSARRVGAAGKAYGLDMTDEMLALARENQRRAGVENVEFVKGHIEEIPLPDDSVDVIISNCVINLSGDKRRVLAEAFRVLKPGGRFAVSDVIVRGEVPAEVRRSMELWVGCVAGALEEGEFRTLLREAGFEEVDIEPTRVYSIDDARAFLEGAGVDVDAVAPAVDGRVASAFVRARKPAAAPALAGAAPGESACCAPGCCGG, encoded by the coding sequence ATGAGTGGAGCCGAGACGATCCGGGAGACGGTGCGCGAGCGCTACGGGCAGGCCGCGCTGCGGGTGATGGCGGGTGGCGCGAACGGCTGCTGCGGCGCGGCCGAGGCGTGCTGCGGCGGCGACGACCCGATCACGCGCGACCTGTACGCCGCGGGCGAGACCGACGGCATTCCCGCCGAGGCGGTGCTGGCGTCGCTCGGGTGCGGCAACCCGACCGCGCTGGCCGAGCTGCACGAGGGCGAGACGGTGCTGGACCTGGGCTCCGGCGGCGGCATCGACGTGCTCCTCTCCGCGCGGCGCGTCGGCGCGGCGGGGAAGGCATACGGGCTCGACATGACCGACGAGATGCTGGCCCTGGCGCGCGAGAACCAGCGCAGGGCCGGCGTGGAGAACGTGGAGTTCGTGAAGGGCCACATCGAGGAGATCCCCCTTCCGGACGATTCGGTGGACGTCATCATCTCCAACTGCGTGATCAACCTCTCGGGCGACAAGCGGCGCGTGCTGGCCGAAGCCTTCCGCGTGCTGAAGCCCGGCGGCCGCTTCGCCGTGAGCGACGTGATCGTGCGCGGCGAGGTGCCCGCCGAAGTGCGGCGCAGCATGGAATTGTGGGTCGGCTGCGTCGCCGGCGCGCTGGAGGAGGGCGAGTTCCGGACGCTGCTGCGGGAGGCGGGGTTCGAGGAGGTCGACATCGAGCCCACGCGCGTCTACAGTATCGACGACGCGCGCGCGTTCCTCGAGGGCGCCGGCGTGGACGTGGATGCCGTCGCCCCCGCGGTGGACGGCCGCGTCGCCAGCGCCTTCGTCCGCGCCCGCAAGCCCGCCGCCGCGCCTGCGCTCGCCGGCGCCGCGCCGGGCGAGTCGGCCTGCTGCGCGCCGGGGTGCTGCGGCGGGTGA
- the arsN2 gene encoding arsenic resistance N-acetyltransferase ArsN2 → MIDYEIRPVRAEDRDAVEALLRRAELPPDGLDEQFGDAYAVAVAEGRIVGAAGVEVYGDAGLLRSVAVDPEWRGRGLGAALTRERLAWAEARGLGDVYLLTNTAADYFPKLGFAPVAREKVPEAVRGSVQFASVCPSSAAVMVLSLGGVPCATP, encoded by the coding sequence ATGATCGACTACGAGATCCGGCCCGTGCGCGCGGAGGACCGCGATGCCGTCGAGGCGCTGCTGCGGCGCGCGGAGCTGCCGCCGGACGGGCTCGACGAGCAGTTCGGCGATGCGTACGCCGTCGCCGTGGCGGAGGGGCGCATCGTGGGGGCGGCGGGGGTGGAGGTGTATGGGGATGCGGGGCTGCTGCGCTCCGTCGCCGTCGATCCGGAGTGGCGGGGGCGCGGCCTCGGTGCGGCGCTCACGCGCGAGCGGCTGGCGTGGGCGGAGGCGCGCGGGCTGGGAGATGTGTATCTCCTGACCAACACGGCGGCGGACTACTTCCCGAAGCTCGGGTTCGCCCCGGTCGCGCGTGAGAAAGTCCCCGAGGCGGTGCGCGGGTCGGTGCAGTTCGCCAGCGTCTGTCCCTCGTCCGCGGCGGTGATGGTGCTCAGCCTGGGCGGGGTGCCATGCGCTACGCCCTGA
- a CDS encoding metallophosphoesterase family protein: MRYALISDIHANLPALDAVLADIAARADVAATYHLGDLVGYAPWPNEVVDRIRAAGIAGVCGNYDSTVALGAPHCGCRYEDPVQEGQSHESYAWTHAHVTEATRGFLGALPFRIDVRPGGGHTPGATVVLVHGTPTLNTLYWTEDRDDGFCRKMAGHAGARPGDVICFGHTHKPWTREVDGIRFVNTGSVGRPRDGDWRAGYVLLDVDGPSSSAEFVRVEYDVDAAMDAIRASTLPHAFAEYLRSGGKPGVAAI, from the coding sequence ATGCGCTACGCCCTGATCTCCGACATCCACGCCAACCTCCCCGCGCTCGACGCCGTGCTGGCCGATATCGCCGCACGCGCGGACGTCGCGGCGACGTACCACCTGGGCGACCTGGTGGGGTACGCGCCGTGGCCCAACGAGGTCGTCGACCGCATCCGCGCGGCGGGGATCGCGGGCGTCTGCGGGAACTACGATTCGACCGTCGCCCTGGGCGCGCCGCACTGCGGGTGCCGGTACGAGGATCCCGTGCAGGAGGGGCAGTCGCACGAGAGCTACGCCTGGACGCACGCCCACGTCACCGAGGCGACGCGCGGATTTCTCGGCGCGCTCCCGTTCCGCATCGACGTGCGCCCCGGCGGCGGCCACACGCCGGGGGCGACGGTCGTCCTCGTGCACGGCACGCCCACGCTGAACACGCTGTACTGGACCGAGGACCGCGACGACGGCTTCTGCCGGAAGATGGCCGGGCACGCCGGCGCCCGCCCCGGCGACGTGATCTGCTTCGGGCACACGCACAAGCCGTGGACGCGCGAGGTGGACGGCATCCGCTTCGTCAACACCGGCTCCGTCGGCCGCCCCAGGGACGGCGACTGGCGCGCCGGCTACGTCCTCCTCGACGTGGACGGCCCGTCATCCTCCGCCGAGTTCGTCCGCGTGGAATACGACGTCGACGCCGCGATGGACGCGATCCGCGCGAGCACCCTTCCCCACGCCTTCGCGGAGTACCTGCGCTCGGGCGGCAAGCCCGGCGTGGCGGCAATCTGA
- a CDS encoding tail fiber domain-containing protein, producing the protein MRNRLLIATLAAGALAAAAPAPAAAQIDSIRACYVPTTGNVYRIGTPDTHATCVAASHVRFAWPATSPDLGIGGRYLLRLRSGSPISNRFFVDSAGGVAALGTLGIGDIPQSGAGLRMMWHPYKAAFRAGGVDINQWDDPYIGFYSWAGGNNTRAEGYGAFAFGDGAVVTSVLGVGFGSNVNVSGTIGFVAGASNRCGGFACVAMGFTNTADGQGSVALGYRTTADADYSMALGYRASVNGHSGSFVRGDASTTDSLLSVVNNEFAVRAAGGFRFRTNATLTTGCNLPAGSGVFSCSSSRTLKDHFGVVDGEELLERIRGVPVGTWSYIAEGAQVRHMGPFAEDFRAAFGLGTDNRAIGLLDIDGVNFAAVKALEARTAELRVKAAEVDRLTAEVAALRDRQAATDARLAELEALVGRMSQR; encoded by the coding sequence ATGCGCAACCGCTTGCTGATCGCCACGCTGGCCGCCGGGGCGCTGGCCGCCGCCGCCCCGGCCCCGGCCGCCGCCCAGATCGACTCCATCCGCGCCTGCTACGTGCCCACCACCGGCAACGTGTACCGGATCGGCACCCCCGACACGCACGCCACCTGCGTGGCCGCCTCGCACGTGCGCTTCGCCTGGCCCGCCACCAGCCCCGACCTGGGGATCGGCGGGCGCTACCTGCTGCGCCTGCGCAGCGGCAGCCCCATCAGCAACCGTTTCTTCGTCGACAGCGCCGGCGGCGTGGCGGCGCTGGGCACGCTCGGCATCGGCGACATCCCGCAGAGCGGGGCGGGCCTGCGGATGATGTGGCACCCGTACAAGGCCGCGTTCCGCGCCGGCGGCGTGGACATCAACCAGTGGGACGACCCCTACATCGGCTTCTACTCGTGGGCCGGCGGAAACAACACCAGGGCGGAGGGCTACGGCGCATTCGCGTTCGGCGACGGCGCGGTCGTCACCAGCGTGCTGGGCGTGGGCTTCGGCTCCAACGTGAACGTGAGCGGCACCATCGGCTTCGTGGCCGGCGCCAGCAACCGCTGCGGCGGGTTCGCCTGCGTGGCCATGGGCTTCACCAACACCGCCGACGGGCAGGGCTCGGTGGCCCTGGGCTACCGCACCACGGCCGACGCCGACTACTCCATGGCGCTGGGCTACCGCGCCTCGGTGAACGGGCACAGCGGGTCGTTCGTGCGCGGCGACGCCTCGACCACCGACTCGCTGCTGTCCGTCGTGAACAACGAGTTCGCGGTGCGCGCGGCCGGCGGCTTCCGCTTCCGCACCAACGCGACGCTCACCACCGGGTGCAACCTTCCCGCCGGCTCGGGCGTGTTCAGCTGCTCGTCCAGCCGCACGCTGAAGGACCACTTCGGCGTGGTGGACGGCGAGGAGCTGCTGGAGCGCATCCGCGGCGTTCCCGTGGGTACCTGGAGCTACATCGCCGAGGGGGCGCAGGTGCGGCACATGGGCCCCTTCGCCGAGGACTTCCGCGCGGCGTTCGGCCTGGGCACCGACAATCGCGCCATCGGCCTGCTCGACATCGACGGCGTGAACTTCGCGGCCGTGAAGGCGCTGGAGGCGCGCACCGCCGAGCTCCGCGTCAAGGCGGCCGAGGTCGACCGCCTGACCGCCGAGGTGGCCGCCCTGCGCGACCGCCAAGCCGCCACCGACGCGCGCCTGGCGGAGCTCGAGGCGCTCGTCGGCCGGATGTCGCAGCGCTAG